One window of Ziziphus jujuba cultivar Dongzao chromosome 5, ASM3175591v1 genomic DNA carries:
- the LOC107410206 gene encoding gibberellin-regulated protein 9-like: protein MKKLFSIFIMAILLLQAFVEASSSLSDAANSPTKMDQGNAVVALNKKPHLPKINCNQACSKRCKKASKKKRCKRACKACCIRCHCVPPGTYGHKSVCPCYARLRTHGNKLKCP from the exons ATGAAGAAACTCTTCTCCATTTTTATCATGGCCATTCTCTTGCTTCag GCTTTTGTCGAAGCTTCATCATCATTGAGTGATGCTGCCAATTCTCCAACTAAA ATGGACCAAGGAAATGCAGTGGTGGCTCTTAACAAAAAACCACATCTTCCAAAAATCA aTTGCAATCAAGCATGCTCGAAGAGATGCAAAAAGGCTTCAAAAAAGAAGAGATGCAAAAGAGCATGTAAAGCTTGTTGCATAAGATGCCACTGCGTTCCACCGGGTACTTATGGCCATAAAAGTGTATGTCCATGCTATGCACGTCTCCGAACCCACGGAAACAAGCTCAAGTGTCCTTGA
- the LOC107407095 gene encoding probable alkaline/neutral invertase D, producing the protein MDGLGLRNVSSHCSISDMDDFDLSKLLDKPKLNIERQRSFDERSLSELSIGLSRAGLDNFESSYSPGGRSGFDTPVSSTRTSFEPHPMVAEAWEALRRSLVYFRNQPVGTIAAYDHASEEVLNYDQVFVRDFVPSALAFLMNGEPDIVKNFLLKTLQLQGWEKRIDRFKLGEGAMPASFKVLHDPIRKTDSIVADFGESAIGRVAPVDSGFWWIILLRAYTKSTGDLSLAETPDCQKGMRLILTLCLSEGFDTFPTLLCADGCSMIDRRMGIYGYPIEIQALFFMALRCALTMLKHDAEGKECIERIVKRLHALSYHMRGYFWLDFQQLNDIYRYKTEEYSHTAVNKFNVIPDSIPEWVFDFMPTRGGYFIGNVSPARMDFRWFALGNCVAILSSLATPEQSMAIMDLIESRWEELVGEMPIKIAYPAIESHEWRIVTGCDPKNTRWSYHNGGSWPVLLWLLTAACIKTGRPQIARRAIELAESRLLKDSWPEYYDGKLGRYIGKQARKYQTWSIAGYLVAKMMLEDPSHLGMISLEEDKQMKPVIKRSASWTC; encoded by the exons ATGGATGGGTTGGGACTAAGAAACGTGAGCTCACATTGTTCAATCTCTGATATGGATGACTTTGACCTCTCTAAGCTGCTTGACAAACCCAAGCTCAACATTGAGAGGCAAAGATCTTTCGATGAGAGGTCGCTTAGCGAGCTGTCGATTGGTCTTTCCAGGGCTGGACTGGACAACTTCGAGAGCAGCTACTCACCTGGTGGAAGATCCGGTTTTGATACTCCAGTTTCCTCTACTCGCACCTCGTTTGAGCCCCATCCAATGGTTGCTGAAGCATGGGAAGCTCTCAGACGTTCTTTGGTGTACTTCCGGAACCAGCCGGTGGGCACAATTGCTGCTTATGATCATGCTTCCGAGGAAGTGTTAAACTATGATCAG gtttttgtaCGAGATTTTGTACCAAGTGCACTGGCCTTCCTGATGAATGGTGAACCTGATATAGTAAAGAACTTCCTCTTGAAGACACTGCAGCTTCAAGGGTGGGAAAAAAGAATAGACCGGTTCAAGCTGGGAGAAGGTGCAATGCCGGCTAGCTTTAAAGTTCTTCATGACCCTATTAGGAAAACAGATAGCATTGTTGCAGATTTTGGTGAGAGTGCCATTGGAAGAGTTGCTCCTGTTGACTCCGGTTTTTGGTGGATTATTTTGCTCCGAGCATATACAAAGTCTACAGGGGATCTATCTCTGGCAGAAACACCAGATTGTCAAAAGGGAATGAGGCTTATATTGACTTTATGTCTGTCAGAGGGTTTTGATACGTTCCCAACATTGCTTTGTGCAGATGGATGCTCTATGATTGATCGAAGAATG GGTATTTATGGTTATCCTATCGAAATTCAAGCTCTTTTCTTTATGGCATTGAGATGTGCTTTGACAATGTTGAAACATGAtgccgaagggaaagaatgtaTAGAGCGAATTGTGAAGCGTTTGCATGCCTTAAGTTATCATATGCGAGGTTACTTTTGGCTTGACTTTCAGCAACTAAATGACATATACCGTTACAAGACAGAGGAGTACTCACATACAGCTGTAAATAAGTTTAACGTTATTCCCGACTCAATCCCAGAATGGGTATTTGATTTTATGCCAACACGAGGTGGCTACTTTATTGGCAATGTCAGTCCTGCAAGGATGGATTTTCGTTGGTTTGCTTTAGGTAACTGTGTTGCTATCCTATCATCTCTTGCCACACCGGAGCAATCAATGGCTATCATGGATCTTATTGAGTCTCGCTGGGAAGAGTTGGTTGGAGAAATGCCTATAAAGATAGCATATCCAGCAATAGAAAGTCATGAGTGGCGAATTGTAACTGGTTGTGATCCCAAGAATACTAGATGGAGTTATCACAATGGAGGATCCTGGCCAG TTCTTTTGTGGCTTCTTACGGCTGCTTGCATTAAGACGGGACGACCACAAATTGCAAGACGAGCAATTGAGCTTGCCGAGAGTCGTCTACTGAAGGATAGCTGGCCTGAATATTATGACGGGAAACTTGGTAGATATATTGGTAAGCAGGCAAGAAAATACCAGACGTGGTCAATTGCAGGGTATTTAGTGGCAAAAATGATGCTAGAGGATCCTTCGCACCTAGGGATGATTTCGTTAGAAGAGGACAAGCAGATGAAACCGGTTATTAAAAGATCAGCATCTTGGACTTGCTGA